Proteins from a genomic interval of Stenotrophomonas sp. WZN-1:
- a CDS encoding YchJ family protein, with protein sequence MSRKPADPCPCGLPADYAACCGRFHAGEAAPDAEHLMRSRYSAYVRGLADYLRQTWHPDTRPAELSLDEAPGQRTHWLGLTVHEHTVTGTGNAEVRFTARYRIGGGSAVKMTEHSRFQRIDGRWYYLDAV encoded by the coding sequence ATGAGCCGAAAACCCGCCGATCCCTGTCCCTGTGGCCTGCCTGCCGACTACGCCGCCTGCTGCGGCCGTTTCCACGCCGGTGAAGCCGCACCCGATGCCGAGCATCTGATGCGTTCGCGCTACAGCGCGTATGTGCGGGGCCTGGCCGACTACCTGCGCCAGACCTGGCACCCGGATACGCGTCCGGCCGAGCTGTCATTGGATGAAGCACCCGGCCAGCGCACGCATTGGCTGGGCCTGACCGTGCACGAGCACACCGTCACCGGCACCGGCAACGCCGAAGTCCGCTTCACCGCGCGCTACCGCATCGGCGGCGGCAGCGCGGTGAAGATGACCGAGCACAGCCGCTTCCAACGCATCGACGGCCGCTGGTACTACCTCGACGCGGTCTGA
- a CDS encoding TSUP family transporter has protein sequence MIAVLELVPPELWWLVVIAFIAGLVDAAVGGGGLVQLPGLFTVLPQQTPAMLFGTNKFSSMFGTGAAAWRYARNVRFPWKPVLFAAGTAFIFSFAGATAVSLLPKDAVRPLVLVLLIAMLAYTLWKKDFGALHRPQEIGRRELVIALAIGAAIGFYDGFFGPGTGSFLIFLFVRFFGLDFLRASAASKVVNLATNVAAISFFVPTGNILWLFALPMAAANIIGSVVGTRLALKGGTPFIRKLFVGLVVVLIARMAWDTFRGA, from the coding sequence ATGATCGCCGTGCTGGAACTGGTTCCCCCTGAGTTGTGGTGGCTGGTGGTGATCGCCTTCATCGCCGGTCTTGTGGATGCTGCCGTGGGTGGCGGTGGCCTGGTGCAGCTGCCCGGCCTGTTCACGGTGCTGCCGCAGCAGACGCCGGCGATGCTGTTTGGTACCAACAAGTTCAGTTCGATGTTCGGCACCGGTGCGGCTGCCTGGCGCTATGCGCGCAACGTGCGCTTCCCGTGGAAGCCGGTGCTGTTCGCGGCCGGCACCGCCTTCATCTTCTCCTTCGCCGGGGCCACCGCGGTGAGCCTGCTGCCCAAGGACGCGGTGCGACCACTGGTGCTGGTGCTGCTGATCGCGATGCTGGCCTACACGTTGTGGAAGAAGGACTTCGGCGCGCTGCACCGGCCGCAGGAGATCGGCCGCCGCGAACTGGTGATCGCGCTGGCGATCGGTGCGGCAATCGGCTTCTACGACGGCTTCTTCGGGCCGGGCACCGGCAGCTTCCTGATCTTCCTGTTCGTGCGCTTCTTCGGCCTGGATTTCCTGCGTGCGTCGGCCGCGTCGAAGGTGGTGAACCTGGCGACCAATGTGGCGGCGATCTCGTTCTTCGTGCCGACCGGCAACATCCTGTGGCTGTTCGCGCTGCCGATGGCGGCGGCCAACATCATCGGTTCGGTGGTGGGCACGCGCCTGGCGCTGAAGGGCGGTACGCCGTTCATCCGCAAGCTGTTCGTGGGACTGGTGGTGGTGCTGATCGCGCGGATGGCGTGGGATACGTTCCGCGGCGCGTGA